The following proteins are co-located in the Deltaproteobacteria bacterium genome:
- a CDS encoding type II toxin-antitoxin system HicA family toxin, with protein sequence MKRRELERRLRSLGWRFVRHGGKHDVWFDGEREETVPRHTEINEKLATVILVRAKKV encoded by the coding sequence ATGAAGAGGCGGGAGCTGGAGCGGCGGTTGAGAAGCCTCGGATGGAGATTCGTTCGGCACGGGGGAAAGCACGATGTGTGGTTCGACGGTGAGCGTGAGGAGACCGTGCCGCGCCATACGGAGATCAATGAGAAACTGGCGACGGTCATTTTGGTCCGCGCCAAGAAGGTCTGA